TTACCTGGTGCACTGCCAGGAGATGTTGCAGGCCAGCGAAAGAGCCGGACTGGTGATTGAACGATTGCGTGATAACCCCAGCGGGCGTTTACGTATCACATCCCCTGCCGGTATTGGCGCAACCCTGCTGGCGCGGGTTAATACCGACTTCCAGCAGCAATTCCCGGACGTGACGCTGGAAGTTTCTATTTCTGACGAGATGTGCGATCTGGTGCAGGACGGGTTTGACGTGGCGCTGCGCACCGGACGGCCGCAGGATCTATCGCTGATTGGTCGGCGTATTGGCTACTGCCAGCGGCTGCTGGTGGCATCGCCGGATTATCTTGCTGATTATCAGACGCTCGCTCATCCACGCCAGCTATCGGAGCATCGTTGTATTGCCCATCGCGCGTGGAATGAATGGTTGCTGAAGCGCAACGAAGAGTATTACCGCTGGCTGCTGCCACCGACCCATATGACGGATAATCTGGTTTATGCGCGCGAATGTGCGCTTTCTTCGGGCGGGATCACCCTGCTGCCGCGTTTTTTGAGCTGTGAAAAGCTGGTACAGGTACTGCCTGAGTGGGAAGTGGAGGGCAATGAGCTGTGGCTGGTTTATCCCAGCCGTAAGCTGAATTCACCGGCGCTTTCGCGCTTTGTTGATTTCGCCATGCGGTCGGAAATATTGCGTGAGTTTTATCGTTAAGGGCCGATCCCAGCAGGATCGACCCAGCAAAAACCACCGCGATCTCCATGAGATCGCGGCAGGGATTACTTGATCATACGTTTGTACTTGATACGCTTCGGCTCCAGCGCTTCCGCGCCCAGCGTGCGTTTCTTGTACTCTTCGTATTCGGTGAAGTTACCTTCAAAGAACTCGATCTTGCCCTCATCCTGATAATCCAGAATATGGGTGGCGATACGGTCAAGGAACCAGCGGTCATGTGAGATGACCATCGCGCAGCCGGGGAACTCCAGCAGGGCGTTTTCCAGCGCGCGCAGGGTTTCGATATCCAGGTCGTTGGTCGGTTCATCCAGCAGCAGCACGTTGCCGCCAACCTGTAGCAGCTTGGCCAGATGCAGACGACCGCGCTCACCGCCGGACAATTCACCGACGCGTTTGCCCTGATCGACCCCTTTAAAGTTAAAGCGCCCAACGTAGGCACGGCTCGGCATTTCGGTATTGCCGATACGCATAATGTCCTGACCGCCGGAAACTTCTTCCCAGACGGTTTTGCTGTTATCCATGCTGTCGCGGAACTGATCGACAGAGGCCAGCTTAACGGTATCCCCCAGCACGATGCTGCCGGAATCAGGTTGTTCCTGACCGGACATCATGCGGAACAGGGTAGATTTACCCGCGCCGTTCGGACCAATGATGCCGACAATCGCGCCCTTCGGTACTGAGAAGGTGAGATCGTCAATCAGCAGGCGATCGCCGTAGGATTTACGCAGGTTACTGACTTCCAATACTTTATCCCCAAGGCGCGCGCCAGGTGGAATAAACAGTTCGTTAGTCTCGTTGCGCTTCTGGTAATCGGTGCTGTTCAGCTCTTCGAAGCGAGCCAGACGGGCCTTGCCTTTTGACTGACGGCCTTTCGCGCCCTGACGCACCCACTCCAGCTCTTTCTCAATCGATTTGCGACGAGCGGCTTCGGAGGAGGCTTCCTGCGCCAGACGCGCATCTTTCTGTTCCAGCCATGAGGAGTAGTTGCCTTCCCACGGAATACCCTCGCCACGGTCCAGCTCAAGGATCCAACCGGCCACGTTATCGAGGAAGTAACGGTCGTGGGTAATCGCCACTACCGTGCCTTCGAAGTCATGCAGGAAACGCTCCAGCCAGGCCACGGACTCTGCATCCAGGTGGTTGGTCGGTTCGTCGAGCAGCAGCATGTCCGGCTTTTCCAGCAGCAGACGGCACAGGGCAACGCGGCGGCGCTCACCCCCTGACAGATTGGCGATTTTCGCGTCCCAGTCCGGCAGACGTAGCGCATCGGCGGCACGCTCCAGCTGGGTATTGAGGTTGTGGCCATCGTGTGCCTGGATAATCTCTTCCAGCACGCCTTGCTCTTTCGCCAGCTTATCGAAGTCGGCGTCTTCTGCCGCATAAAGGGCATACACTTCGTCAAGACGCTTCAGAGCGCCAACCACTTCGGCCACCGCTTCTTCCACCGATTCGCGCACGGTGTGTTCCAGATTTAGCTGCGGTTCCTGTGCCAGATAACCAATTTTAATCCCCGGCTGTGGGCGGGCTTCCCCTTCAATATCATTATCGATACCGGCCATAATGCGCAGCAGGGTGGATTTACCCGCACCGTTCAGACCCAGAACGCCGATTTTGGCACCTGGGAAGAAGCTGAGGGAGATGTTCTTTAAAATATGACGCTTCGGCGGGACGACTTTTCCCACGCGGTGCATGCTATAAACGAATTGAGCCACGTTAGTTTGAGCCTCTGGTTTACGGGTTTCTGAGGTTGCCTGAGCTTCTTATGGGCACTTTTCCAGGTCAGGCATTTCAAATGCCAACCGGTAATGCACCCTCTGCGTCGCAATAATTGCCGTACCCGCTGCCGCTGATGAGCGCCAGCATGCAAAGGCGCGGCGCGAAGGCCAGACATGACGTGCCGGATTTTAGCGTTTTTTCGCGTGATATCCCAGCTGTCACTGACTAAGCGCGTAGTATAGCAATCGCCAGCTATCTCACACGAACGGATCTCCCAGGGGGAAAGCAGAGCCATGCTGTCAATGCGTTGAGCGTCCGGTGGTGAAGGCAACGGCCATGCAGATGACTACCTGAGCACTAAGCCATTCAGGGCATCAAGTATTTTTAAAACATAGCTGCCAAACACGCAGGCCCAGAGAGCAAAGCCGATGCTGATAACGGCAGCGGAGGATTTGAGGGTGGATTTAACCGTGCAGATGCCGGTTTCAATTTTGGTAAGCCTGGAGTCCATTGCCTTAACGTCTGATTTAATTTCAGCGGCGTCATGCCTGATATAATCAATATCGGTTGCAATTCGAGACGCTCTCAAATCGATATTGTCGTCCTTGCCGCCGCCCATACCACAACCTGCGAGACCAGAGTAACCCTCTGCCTGGCCTGGCAGTGACTGCGCAGCGCCGCTACGTATTTCAGATAGCTTGAGTCTGTTCATCATCTTTTCCTTGATTGAAGTGTAAAAACAACGCCCCGTTTATGCTGGATGGTCTTCAGCATTTTAATCCGTTTATGCTGAGACAAATCGCTTACTCAGCTTGAAGGCGAGTCTACAAAACTTTTTGGCAGGCTGTCAGGGAGCAGAATGGATCGCTGCGAGCAGCATCATAATAAAGATGCGCAGTTTCATCAGGTTTCAGTCGCTGCCTGGAGAGGTCACCGCAATTGGCAGAACGTCAGGATGAGGCGCATCGCTAATCAACAGATCAAATGCGCTAAGGGGGGCAATGCGCGCCGACAGCACCTGGCCAAACTTGCTGCTGTCCGCCACCAAAAATTTCTGGCGTGAACGCTGTAGCGCCAGATGCTTGATCGGTAGCTCGTTAAGGTTATAGCAGCTGGCTCCCTGGCGTAAATCGACCCCGGCGGCCGAGATAAAGGCTTTGTCCGGGCACAGACTTTCCATCACCGACGGTTGACCGAGCGGGGTAAAGATGGCGTTATCCGGACGAAACTCTCCGCCGCACAGGATCACCCGACAGGCGGGTTTCTCTTTCAGTGCCAAAAAAGTGTTCATCGCGCAACACACGGCGGTAAATGGCAGGTCGTCGTCTATGGCATCGATAATCCATGGGATGGTGGTGCCACAGTCAAACCAGACCGTCTCTTCAGCGTGGATCATCGCCGCCGCAAGCTGTCCCAACAGGCGCTTGCGATCGACATTTTGCGCCTGCTGGTCGGAAACAAAATAGTGGCTCTGCTTGCGCAGCCCATCGCCGACGATATAGCCACCAAGTAGCACCACAGCCGCCGAGCCTTCATTAAGATCGCGGCGGATGGTCATCTCTGATACACCGAGCAGCTGAGCCGCTTCTTTCAGATGAATTTTAGCAGTGCGTTGCAACGCCTGGGACAGCATATTGATGCGTTTGTCACGCCGGGTTTCCATGATGTTGCTTCCCTTGTCGCGAGGAGTAAAAGGTAAAACTGACCGGGTGAGTGTTACGCACTTTGCAGTTTACCTTCAAGATGATTGCGCCGTAAACACGGGTGCTCCGAGCCTGGGGCTTAAATGGCCACCAGGCTGCTGACGTCATCTTTTGCCATATCCTTGCCCAGGCCGCTCTGAATAATCTCACCACGTGACATCACCAGATACCGATCGGCCAGCCCGGCGGCAAACTCGTAGAACTGTTCCACCAGCAGGATCGCCATATCGCCACGGCTGGCCAGCTGGCGGATCACCGCACCGATCTCTTTGATCACCGAGGGCTGGATCCCTTCGGTGGGTTCATCGAGGATCAGCAGCTGCGGCCGAGAGGCCAGCGCCCGACCGATCGCCAGCTGCTGCTGCTGACCGCCGGACAGGTCGCCGCCGCGCCGCTGCTTCATCTCTTGCAGCACGGGAAACAGCTGCCAGATCTCCTGCGGCACCTGCTTAGCCGCGCTGCCGGAGAAACGCGCCAGCCCCATCAGCAGGTTTTCCTCTACCGTCAGACGCGGGAATATCTCGCGCCCTTGCGGAACATAGGCGATACCCGCCTGCACCCTCTGGTGCGGCTTGAGATGATTTATCGATGTGTCCTGCCAGTTCAGGCTGCCGGATTTTGCCGCGACCAGCCCCATCAGGCACTTCAGCAGGGTGGTTTTTCCTACGCCGTTACGCCCCAGCAGACAGGTGATCTCGCCCACTTTAGCCTCAAACGACAGGCCGCGCAGAATATGACTGCCGCCGTAATATTGATGCAGTTCAGAAACCTGTAACATGTTAGCGCCCCAAATAAACTTCTATAACCTGCTCATTTTCCTGCACTTTACGCAGCGATCCCTGTGCCAGTACCTGACCCTGATGCAGCACCGTGACATGGTCGGCAATGGTTTCGACGAAACCCATATCGTGCTCTACCACCATCAGCGAATGCTTACCGGCCAGCTGGCGGAACAGCTCGGCGCTCCAGGCGGTTTCCGCATCGGTCATCCCTGCTGCCGGCTCATCGAGCAGCAACAGATGCGGCTCCTGCACCAGCAGCATGCCGATTTCGAGAAATTGCTTCTGGCCGTGCGACAGCAGGCCGGCTGGCCGCTTTCGCAGTTCGCCAAGGCGCAGCAGTTCCAGCACTTCGTCAATGCGGTCACGCTGCACGCCGCTTAATCTGGCGCGCAGGCAGGCCCAGACGGATTTTTCGCTTTTTAGCGCAATCTCCAGATTCTCAAAAACGGTCAATGCTTCAAATACCGTCGGCTTCTGGAATTTGCGCCCGATACCGATGCGGGCGATCTCCACAGTCGACAGCGTGGTGAGGTCGGTCGTCTGATCGTAAATAACCCGGCCGCTGTCCGGACGGGTTTTTCCGCTGATCACATCCATCAGCGTGGTTTTACCCGCGCCGTTAGGGCCGATGACGCAGCGCAGTTCGCCCACGCCTATCTCTAATGACAAATCGGTCAGCGCCCTGAAGCCGTCAAAGGTGACGTTAATCTTCTCCAGCTGCAATATCGGATCGCTCCGTTGACGATGACGATCCGCCGGATGAGGTTGGGTAAACGGCCGTTCAGTCATGTTTCCTCCGGCGCAGCAGGCCAATGACGCCACGCGGTAGCCACAGCGTGACGAGAATAAACATCAGGCCGAGAAAAAACAGCCAGTACTCGGGGAAGGCAACGGTAAACCCGCTTTTTGCCCCGTTAACGATGCCCGCACCCAGCAGAGGCCCAATCAGCGTACCGCGTCCGCCGAGCGCCACCCAGATGGCGGCTTCAATCGAGTTGGTCGGCGACATTTCACCCGGGTTGATAATGCCAACCTGCGGCACATACAGCGCCCCGGCCAGTCCGCACAGGACGGCAGAGAGCGTCCAGACAAACAGCTTGAAGCCTTCAGGATGGTAGCCACAGAACATCAGACGGTTTTCCGCATCACGCACCGCCGTCAGCACGCGGCCAAACTTGCTGCGCGCCAGCGCAAAGCCCACGCCGAGGCTGGCAATCAGCAGTAAAACGCTGGCGAAAAATAGTGCGATGCGCGTACCGGTGGCGTCGATCCGAAAGCCGAGCAGGGTGGTAAAACCGGTAAACCCGTTGTTGCCGCCGAAGCCGGTTTCGTTGCGAAAGAACAGCAGCATGCCCGCATAGGTCAGCGCCTGGGTGATAATCGAGAAGTAGACCCCTTTGATTTTCGAACGGAAGGCGAACCAGCCAAACAGCAGCGCCAGCACGCCTGGAACCAGCACGATCAGACACAGTGCCCAGGCGAAATGCTGGGTGCCAGCCCAGAACCACGGCAGTTCATTCCACGAGAGGAATGACATAAAGGCGGGCAGTCCGTCACCGGCGGCCTGGCGCATCAGATACATGCCCATCGCATAGCCGCCGAGCGCGAAGAACAGCCCGTGGCCGAGTGACAGCAGCCCGGCGTAGCCCCAGACCAGGTCGAGCGCGACCGCGACGATGGCATAGCACAGGATTTTGCCGACCAGCGTCAGCGTCCAGGTGGAAATCGCCAGCGGATTTTCCGGCGGCAGCAGGGCGAGCAAAGGCAGCAGTAGCAGCGCCAGCAGCAGCATGCCGCCCAGTATGCTGGTGAGGCGCGGCGCCTGCCGCACGGCGCGCAGCGTTAATGGTTGCATTGTCAATCAATGGCCCTCCCTTTCAGCGCGAACAGCCCCTGCGGCCGTTTTTGGATAAACAATACGATCAGTACCAGAATCAGGATCTTACCGAGCACCGCGCCGATCTGCGGCTCCAGCACTTTATTCAGGATGCCGAGGCCGAGCGCGGCGCAAACGGTGCCCGCCAGCTGGCCCACGCCGCCGGTGACCACCACGAGGAAGGAGTCAATAATATAGCCCTGGCCCAGCTCCGGCCCGACGTTACCCAGCTGCGACAGCGCCACGCCGCCCAGCCCGGCGATCCCGGAGCCGAGGCCAAACGCCAGCATATCAACGCGCCCGGTCGCCACGCCGCAGCAGTCGGCCATCGCCCGGTTTTGCGTGACCGCGCGCACGTTCAGACCGAGACGGGTTTTATTCAGTAACAGCCAGGTGAGCACCAGCACGCCTACCACAAACAGCATCACCGCCAGGCGGTTATACGGCAGCATCAGGTTTGGCAGCACCTGCCAGCCGCCGGAAAGCCATGCCGGGTTGGCAACCTCAAGGTTCTGCGCGCCAAACAGCATGCGCACCAGCTGGATAAGCATCAGGCTGATCCCCCAGGTGGCGAGCAGGGTTTCCAGCGGGCGGCCGTACAGATGGCGAATAATGGTGCGTTCCAGCATCATGCCGATAGCGGCGGTGAGAAAGAACGCCGCCGGTAGCGCCAGCAGTGGATAGAACGTCAGCCATTCAGGCGCATAGCGCTGGAAAAGATGCTGCACCATCCAGGTGGCATAGGCACCGATCATCAGCATTTCACCGTGCGCCATATTAATCACGCCAAGCAGGCCGTAGGTGATGGCCAGGCCCAGCGCTGCCAGCAGCAGCACAGAGCCCAGGGACAACCCGCTAAAAGCCTGTCCGAGCAGATCCCCGGCCTGGAGGCGATGGCGGATGTTTTGCAGGCTGTGGGCGGCGGCGGCGCGTACGTCGGCATTCGTCTCGTGATCCGGCTGTAGCAGCTGTTCAAGCCTTGCCTGACTTTGCGCATCGCTGGTTTCACCCAGCAGCCTGACCGCCGCAAGGCGCACCGCCGGATGGGGATCGCCGAGTTGCAGCGTGGCCACGGCCTGTGCCAGCGCCGCCTGTACCGCCGGGTCCTTTTCGTCGGTCAGATAACGTTGCAGCAGCGGCAGCCAGTCGGGGCTGACATCGCTCTGTAGGATGCGTGCGGCATTCAGGCGGGTGGATGCCAGCGGGCTTGCCAGCTGGTGCGCGGCGAGCGTACTGGCTATCGCAACGCGCAGGCGGTTGTTAATAAACAGTTTTTTAACAGGGCCTGCCGCCGTGGCGCTGCCTTCGAGCGGCGTCAATACTCCGTTTATTTGCGTAAATGGGCGTTTGTTCTCATCCAGCACCAGGTTTTCCTGATGCAGCGCCTGGAGCAGCGGCAGGCGAGTGGCATCCGGCGCGGCTGCCCACTGTTGCAGGATCTGTAGCTGGGTGCTGCGGCTGGCCGCGGCAAAATCGGCGGCCGGGCCGGCCTGGACAAACCAGGGCAGGCACAGCAGCAGGAATAACAGAGATCGCGTCATAACAGGGTGCTCCGCAGTGGGAGGAGGGGCAGGTATGACCCGCCCCGGGCTAATGAAATTAATCGCTGCTTTTTACCGGGTGGTCAGGCTTTTTGTCGTTCCCGGCGATAAACGGGCTCCACGGCTGGGCGCGTACCGGCTTATCGCTCTGCCACACCACGTTAAACTGACCGTTATCTTCGATTTCGCCGATCATCACCGGTTTATGCAGATGATGGTTGCTGTTATCCATGGTTAGCGTAAAGCCGTCCGGGGCGGTAAAGGTCTGTCCGGCCATTGCCGCACGGACTTTGTCTACATCGGTGGTGCCCGCTTTTGTTACCGCCTGCGCCCACATATGGATGCCGACGTAGGTGGCTTCCATCGGATCATTGGTCACCACGTTAGCGGCGTTCGGCAGCCTGTGCGCTTTGGCCCAGGCTTTATAGGCGGCAACAAATTTGGCATTGGTTGGGTTATCCAGCGACTCAAAGTAGTTCCACGCCGCCAGATTACCGACCAGCGGTTTGCTATCAATGCCGCGCAGCTCTTCTTCACCGACCGAGAAGGCCACTACCGGCACATCGGTGGCCCTGATCCCCTGGTTAGCCAGCTCTTTATAGAAGGGCACGTTGGAATCGCCGTTGATGGTGGAGATCACGGCGGTTTTGCCCACGGCAGAGAATTTCTTAATATTGGCGACGATGGTCTGGTAATCGCTGTAGCCAAACGGCGTGTAAACCTCTTCAATGTCGCCGTCTTTAACGCCCTTGCTGTGCAGGAAGGCGCGCAAAATTTTGTTGGTGGTGCGCGGGTAAACATAGTCGGTTCCCAGCAGGAAGAAGCGTTTGGCGCTGCCGCCGTCCTCGCTCATCAGGTACTCCACCGCCGGGATCGCCTGCTGATTTGGCGCGGCGCCGGTATAGAACACGTTGGGCGACATCTCTTCACCTTCATACTGCACCGGATAGAACAGCAGCCCGTTCAGCTCCTCAAACACCGGCAGTACCGATTTGCGTGATACCGACGTCCAGCAGCCAAACACCACCGCCGTTTTGTTCTGGGTTAGCAGCTGGCGCGCCTTTTCGGCGAACAGCGGCCAGTTAGAGGCGGGGTCGACCACCACCGGTTCGAGCTTTTTGCCCAGCACGCCGCCCTGCGCATTGATCTCGTCAATGGTCATCAGCGCCACCTCCTTGAGCGGCGTTTCGGAAATGGCCATCGTGCCGGACAGAGAGTGCATAATGCCCACCTTGATGGTATCAGCGGCCTGTGCGCCCCAGGCCAACCCCATTGCGGCGACGGTGGCAGAGAGTGCAAAGGCCTTGAGCAGTGAACGTCTTTTCATCGGTATTCCCCTGATATTAAGTGGACGAAACGGTGTGTTGTCTTGCCTGCTGCAGGCGGTGAAGGGTGATTTTCCTCACCTCTGCCTTGCTGATGGCAATATGGTCAGTGAGGAGGCGTTGCGCTTCCTCGTGCTGCGGGTTCAGTACCGCGCGTAAGATGTGCGCATGTTCACGATAAGTGGCGTCAATCCGCGCCTCATCGGTGAAATCAAGGCGGCGGATAATGCGTATTTTCTCCGTCAGTTCGCGGTGGATCCGCGCTATTTCACCGTTGCCCGCCGTGGTGACCAGCGCGATATGAAAGGCTTCGTCGTGCTGTGCAACGAGGATGCCGTCCTCCAGGCGCGGTTGGTTTATCCAGAAAGCGCTTAGCGGCTCCAGGAGTTCCGCACTGCGCGCGGGTGGCATCAGGCACAGGCGTTTTACCGCCTCGCACTCCAGCACGATGCGCAGATCGTACAGATCCTCGAACCAGGCAAAATCAAACTGCCGCACCTGCCAGCCGCTGCGGAACCAGACCTCGACAAAACCTTCACGCTGTAGCCGGAACAGCGCCTGGCGCACCGGCGTGCGGCTGACCGCCATGCGGGTGGCGATTTCGCTTTCGCTAAAGCGGTCACCCGGCAGCAGGCGGAAATCGAAAATGTCATTTTTCAGCGCCAGGTAAACCCGGTCGGCCAGCGCTTCAGGCCGGGCTTTCTTACCGGGCTGCGGTGATGCGCTCATAAACATCCCCTTATTCCAGCCACAGCAGGGCATCGCCGGGCGCGATCGGCCGTCCGGGCTGGCAGGCGATCCGTTTAACGCACCCGGCCTGTGGGGCAGCGATCGCCAGCTCCATTTTCATCGCCTCGACGATAATCAGCGGTTGGCCTGCTGCCACCTCATCGCCCGGCTGCACCAGCACTTTCCAGATATTGCCGTTGAGATCGGCGCTGACCAGGCAGCCGCTTTCCTCCTCCGGCGGGGCCGGCAGCATCTCTTCAGCGGCCGGTGGCGTTGCTTCCTCCTCCTGTGCCCACAGCGCGACCTCGGCTTCAAAGGCACTGGCCTGCTTTTGCCGGAATTCAGCGATGGATTGCGCATTGTCGTGCAAGAATTGCGTATGTTCGGCGAAATCAAATACCGACTGCTCAATGCGGATGCTGGCGCGGCCTTCGCGGAAGTCATCGCGCAGCACCTCCAGCTCCGCCTCGCTAACCGGGTAGAAACGCACCTGGTCGAAAAAGCGCAGCAGCCAGGGTTCTCCGGCGGCAAACTGTGCGTTTTTCAGAAATTTGTTCCAGATTGGCAAGGTGCGGCCCACCAGCTGGTAGCCACCGGGGGAGTCCATGCCGTAGATGCACATATACATACCGCCGATGCCGACCGTGCCC
This DNA window, taken from Erwinia tasmaniensis Et1/99, encodes the following:
- a CDS encoding LysR family transcriptional regulator; protein product: MVFKQLQDMALFALVAECGSFTAAAARAGLPKSSVSQRISQLEHALGLRLINRTTRQLNLTFAGERYLVHCQEMLQASERAGLVIERLRDNPSGRLRITSPAGIGATLLARVNTDFQQQFPDVTLEVSISDEMCDLVQDGFDVALRTGRPQDLSLIGRRIGYCQRLLVASPDYLADYQTLAHPRQLSEHRCIAHRAWNEWLLKRNEEYYRWLLPPTHMTDNLVYARECALSSGGITLLPRFLSCEKLVQVLPEWEVEGNELWLVYPSRKLNSPALSRFVDFAMRSEILREFYR
- the ettA gene encoding energy-dependent translational throttle protein EttA, whose amino-acid sequence is MAQFVYSMHRVGKVVPPKRHILKNISLSFFPGAKIGVLGLNGAGKSTLLRIMAGIDNDIEGEARPQPGIKIGYLAQEPQLNLEHTVRESVEEAVAEVVGALKRLDEVYALYAAEDADFDKLAKEQGVLEEIIQAHDGHNLNTQLERAADALRLPDWDAKIANLSGGERRRVALCRLLLEKPDMLLLDEPTNHLDAESVAWLERFLHDFEGTVVAITHDRYFLDNVAGWILELDRGEGIPWEGNYSSWLEQKDARLAQEASSEAARRKSIEKELEWVRQGAKGRQSKGKARLARFEELNSTDYQKRNETNELFIPPGARLGDKVLEVSNLRKSYGDRLLIDDLTFSVPKGAIVGIIGPNGAGKSTLFRMMSGQEQPDSGSIVLGDTVKLASVDQFRDSMDNSKTVWEEVSGGQDIMRIGNTEMPSRAYVGRFNFKGVDQGKRVGELSGGERGRLHLAKLLQVGGNVLLLDEPTNDLDIETLRALENALLEFPGCAMVISHDRWFLDRIATHILDYQDEGKIEFFEGNFTEYEEYKKRTLGAEALEPKRIKYKRMIK
- the deoR gene encoding DNA-binding transcriptional repressor DeoR — encoded protein: METRRDKRINMLSQALQRTAKIHLKEAAQLLGVSEMTIRRDLNEGSAAVVLLGGYIVGDGLRKQSHYFVSDQQAQNVDRKRLLGQLAAAMIHAEETVWFDCGTTIPWIIDAIDDDLPFTAVCCAMNTFLALKEKPACRVILCGGEFRPDNAIFTPLGQPSVMESLCPDKAFISAAGVDLRQGASCYNLNELPIKHLALQRSRQKFLVADSSKFGQVLSARIAPLSAFDLLISDAPHPDVLPIAVTSPGSD
- the urtE gene encoding urea ABC transporter ATP-binding subunit UrtE; this translates as MLQVSELHQYYGGSHILRGLSFEAKVGEITCLLGRNGVGKTTLLKCLMGLVAAKSGSLNWQDTSINHLKPHQRVQAGIAYVPQGREIFPRLTVEENLLMGLARFSGSAAKQVPQEIWQLFPVLQEMKQRRGGDLSGGQQQQLAIGRALASRPQLLILDEPTEGIQPSVIKEIGAVIRQLASRGDMAILLVEQFYEFAAGLADRYLVMSRGEIIQSGLGKDMAKDDVSSLVAI
- the urtD gene encoding urea ABC transporter ATP-binding protein UrtD, which encodes MTERPFTQPHPADRHRQRSDPILQLEKINVTFDGFRALTDLSLEIGVGELRCVIGPNGAGKTTLMDVISGKTRPDSGRVIYDQTTDLTTLSTVEIARIGIGRKFQKPTVFEALTVFENLEIALKSEKSVWACLRARLSGVQRDRIDEVLELLRLGELRKRPAGLLSHGQKQFLEIGMLLVQEPHLLLLDEPAAGMTDAETAWSAELFRQLAGKHSLMVVEHDMGFVETIADHVTVLHQGQVLAQGSLRKVQENEQVIEVYLGR
- the urtC gene encoding urea ABC transporter permease subunit UrtC, whose amino-acid sequence is MQPLTLRAVRQAPRLTSILGGMLLLALLLLPLLALLPPENPLAISTWTLTLVGKILCYAIVAVALDLVWGYAGLLSLGHGLFFALGGYAMGMYLMRQAAGDGLPAFMSFLSWNELPWFWAGTQHFAWALCLIVLVPGVLALLFGWFAFRSKIKGVYFSIITQALTYAGMLLFFRNETGFGGNNGFTGFTTLLGFRIDATGTRIALFFASVLLLIASLGVGFALARSKFGRVLTAVRDAENRLMFCGYHPEGFKLFVWTLSAVLCGLAGALYVPQVGIINPGEMSPTNSIEAAIWVALGGRGTLIGPLLGAGIVNGAKSGFTVAFPEYWLFFLGLMFILVTLWLPRGVIGLLRRRKHD
- the urtB gene encoding urea ABC transporter permease subunit UrtB; translated protein: MTRSLLFLLLCLPWFVQAGPAADFAAASRSTQLQILQQWAAAPDATRLPLLQALHQENLVLDENKRPFTQINGVLTPLEGSATAAGPVKKLFINNRLRVAIASTLAAHQLASPLASTRLNAARILQSDVSPDWLPLLQRYLTDEKDPAVQAALAQAVATLQLGDPHPAVRLAAVRLLGETSDAQSQARLEQLLQPDHETNADVRAAAAHSLQNIRHRLQAGDLLGQAFSGLSLGSVLLLAALGLAITYGLLGVINMAHGEMLMIGAYATWMVQHLFQRYAPEWLTFYPLLALPAAFFLTAAIGMMLERTIIRHLYGRPLETLLATWGISLMLIQLVRMLFGAQNLEVANPAWLSGGWQVLPNLMLPYNRLAVMLFVVGVLVLTWLLLNKTRLGLNVRAVTQNRAMADCCGVATGRVDMLAFGLGSGIAGLGGVALSQLGNVGPELGQGYIIDSFLVVVTGGVGQLAGTVCAALGLGILNKVLEPQIGAVLGKILILVLIVLFIQKRPQGLFALKGRAID
- the urtA gene encoding urea ABC transporter substrate-binding protein, whose translation is MKRRSLLKAFALSATVAAMGLAWGAQAADTIKVGIMHSLSGTMAISETPLKEVALMTIDEINAQGGVLGKKLEPVVVDPASNWPLFAEKARQLLTQNKTAVVFGCWTSVSRKSVLPVFEELNGLLFYPVQYEGEEMSPNVFYTGAAPNQQAIPAVEYLMSEDGGSAKRFFLLGTDYVYPRTTNKILRAFLHSKGVKDGDIEEVYTPFGYSDYQTIVANIKKFSAVGKTAVISTINGDSNVPFYKELANQGIRATDVPVVAFSVGEEELRGIDSKPLVGNLAAWNYFESLDNPTNAKFVAAYKAWAKAHRLPNAANVVTNDPMEATYVGIHMWAQAVTKAGTTDVDKVRAAMAGQTFTAPDGFTLTMDNSNHHLHKPVMIGEIEDNGQFNVVWQSDKPVRAQPWSPFIAGNDKKPDHPVKSSD
- a CDS encoding GntR family transcriptional regulator, yielding MSASPQPGKKARPEALADRVYLALKNDIFDFRLLPGDRFSESEIATRMAVSRTPVRQALFRLQREGFVEVWFRSGWQVRQFDFAWFEDLYDLRIVLECEAVKRLCLMPPARSAELLEPLSAFWINQPRLEDGILVAQHDEAFHIALVTTAGNGEIARIHRELTEKIRIIRRLDFTDEARIDATYREHAHILRAVLNPQHEEAQRLLTDHIAISKAEVRKITLHRLQQARQHTVSST